The DNA window tctatctccgcccctcggtctttctctctctctctctctctctccgtctctcggtcattctctctctctcggtcattttctttctctctctcggtctctctctctctcggtctctctctctctcggtctctctctctctcggtctctctctctctcggtctctctctctctccgtctctccgtctctcggtctttctctctctcggtctctctctctctccgtctctcggtctttctctccggTTGTGGAAATACATTGTATTAAAAATGTTGCACCTGATTCCAGCCAGCAGCCCATGAGATGACCAGTGGAGGAAATGTACACGAGTTTATTATGGAGACGCAGGAAAAGATGGGACACCTGAACTCTGACAAACTGAGTGAGTAGTGATACAACTGCAAATAAAGTGGACCGGGCACATATTTACCGGACCGGGCACAGATCGTGTAATTTACTGGACCGGGCACAGATCGTGTAATTTACTGGACCGGGCACAGATCGTGTAATTTACTGGACCGGGCACAGATCGTGTAATTTACAGGACCGGGCACAGTTCGTGTAATTTACAGGACCGGGCACAGTTCGTGTAATTTACAGGACCGGGCGCAGTTCGTGTAATTTACAGGACCGGGCACAGTTCGTGTAATTTACGGGACCGGGCACAGTTCGTGTAATTTACTGGACCGGGCGCAGTTCGTGTAATTTACTGGACCGGGCGCAGATCGTGTAATTTACTGGACCGGGCGCAGATCGTGTAATTTACTGGACCGGGCGCAGATCGTGTAACTTTTTTTGGAAGAACAATTTTCTGGAAGTTACTGTTCGGAGATAATAGTGGACGATTCCTCATCACAATTATAATATTGGACGATTCCTCATCACAATTATAATATTGGACGATTCCTCATCACAATTATAATATTGGACGATTCCTCATCACAATTATAATAGTGGACGATTCCTCATCACAATTATAATATTGGACGATTCCTCATCACAATTATAATATTGGACGATTCCTCATCACAATTATAATAGTGGACGGTTCCTCATCACAGTTATAATAGTGGACGGTTCCTCATCACAGTTATAATAGTGGACGGTTCCTCATCACAGTTATAATAGTGGACGGTTCCTCATCACAATTATAATAGTGGACGGTTCCTCATCACAGTTATAATAGTGGACGGTTCCTCATCACAATTATAATAGTGGACGGTTCCTCATCACAGTTATAATAGTGGACGTTTCCTCATCACAATTATAATAGTGGACGGTTCCTCATCACAGTTATAATAGTGGACGGTTCCTCATCACAGTTATAATAGTGGACGGTTCCTCATCACAGTTATAATAGTGGACGGTTCCTCATCACAATTATAATAGTGGACGGTTCCTCATCACAGTTATAATAGTGGACGGTTCCTCATCACAATTATAATAGTGGACGGTTCCTCATCACAATTATAATAGTGGACGGTTCCTCATCACAGTTATAATAGTGGACGGTTCCTCATCACAATTATAATAGTGGACGGTTCCTCATCACAATTATAATAGTGGACGGTTCCTCATCACAGTTATAATAGTGGACGATTCCTCATCACAGTTATAATAGTGGACGGTTCCTCATCACAATTATAATAGTGGACGGTTCCTCATCACAGTTATAATAGTGGACGGTTCCTCATCACAGTTATAATAGTGGACGGTTCCTCATCACAATTATAATAGTGGACGGTTCCTCATCACAATTATAATAGTGGACGGTTCCTCATCACAATTATAATAGTGGACGGTTCCTCATCACAATTATAATAGTGGACGGTTCCTCATCACAATTATAATAGTGGACGATTCCTCATCACAATTATAATAGTGGACGATTCCTCATCACAATTATAATAGTGGACGGTTCCTCATCACAGTTATTTTGAAATCCATTGTTTGCAATTCAACGTTCCACAAATAATATCCCGTTTGTCTAAAACACTTTAATGTCTCCAATAAACTAGCAGAGGATTATTACCGATTAACAGCAACATGCCTGACAACAATTTAAAGCTTAGAGTGAGACAGCTCAGCTTTGAACTTCTAGTTTTCACACTGTGACCTGACACTCTCGACAGTGTTCACACTGACTCTCGTATCCAGGTGAGTGTGATCATTCCACGGGTCATGAACAGTTTGCACACTGTGACCTGACACTCTCGACAGTGTTCACACTGACTCTCGTATCCAGGTGATGATGAACAGCACCCTCTCCTGGATCTGATACCGGCCTCGACAACATCTCCTTGTGTTCTTGAAGTGACAGAATGAAACAACAAGACTGTCCCTTGTTTCAGACTGAATACCCGGGTGAGTTGCGAATACCCGGGTGAGTTGCGAATACCCGGGTGAGTTGCGAATACCCGGGTGAGTTGCCTATACCCGGGTGAGTTGCGAATACCCGGGTGAGTTGCCTATACCCGGGTGAGTTGCGAATACCCGGGTGAGTTGCCTATACCCGGGTGAGTTGCGAATACCCGGGTGAGTTGCGAATACCCGGGTGAGTTGCCTATACCCGGGTGAGTTGCCTATACCCGGGTGAGTTGCCTATACCCGGGTGAGTTGCGAATACCCGGGTGAGTTGCGAATACCCGGGTGAGTTGCGAATACCCGGGTGAGTTGCCTATACCCGGGTGAGTTGCGAATACCCGGGTGAGTTGCGAATACCCGGGTGAGTTGCCTATACCCGGGTGAGTTGCCTATACCCGGGTGAGTTGCCTATACCCGGGTCAGTTGCCTATACCCGGGTGAGTTGCGAATACCCGGGTGAGTTTATTGAACAATTTCCATTGAGGAAATAAGAGATGTTCATGGAACTCTTACAATTTTATTCATTCCTCCTCACACCCGATTTATTTTCCCTTCTGTTGCAGGTTTATTTACTTCAGCTAATACTAATACTCCTCGGTCCCCGAACGCCCCCTCGGTCCCCGAACGCCCCCTCGGTCCCCGAACGCCCCCTCGGTCCCCGAACGCCCCCTCGGTCCCCCTTCCTGAACGGCCCGGTTCGAAGGTTAATGTTaaggcccccttgttctggactctcccaccggtGGAGATAGTTTCTGTCGATCGAACCTCTCTTTTCTCTTCCTCTTTCGGACTTTGGCTCTCGATCTTCGGACCTCGATGTTAAAAGGTAATATCGGTGATGGTGTATTAAATGGACACTTGCTGTTTTTCAGAAGCTAACGTTATATTCGATGTCCAGCGTTCTGCCGAGAATCACGTGCAGACCCCAGTAGATGCCATCTTGTACGATGTGGTCCGTGTGAATCGGGGCGAGGCCTACAGCCCCAAGACCGGGAAGTTCACCTGCCCCAAGTGCGGCCTGTACTTCTTCAGCTACTCCTCCCTCCCGGGCCGTGGCCAGAAGACCGATGTCAGCCTGATGAAGGACAGGAAGGAAGTTAGTTTGATCCACAGTGTGCTGCCCAAGGACAGTTCCCAACTCTCGATGAGAAATGTCATCCTCGAGCTCCACAAGGGCGACATGGTGTGGGTGCGACTGGCCTCTGGGAATCTCTGGAGTGAAGGTGGCTCCTTGAGTTTCCAGGGATTCCTGCTGGCTCATTAAAGGTCCCAACAGGGGCCGAGCTTCTGGGAATTCTGCCTGTTTCCCAGACATTTTGGCTGGAAAAAATGCTTACACATCACTGCACTGTTACTGAATTAACTTGAGCTTGGCTGAGGAGTGAGTGATACTTTATATGTTAACGTGTGAATGAATGAGAGATACAGGACCCTCTGGGTAACGCAAAGAGCCCTCTTGGTTCTGTAATCCTGAATCCCCTCCCTCAACAACAAAAGTCGATCCATcgcagctttgaaattttcaattgacccccagcctcgacatatttttgggggagagagtttctctctgtcgaccccatcaaatcctttcatcatatTTAACACCTCAGTGATCTTCGAGACTCGAGGGAATCcaagcctagtctctgcaacctgtcctcatcatttaacccgGAAACTCCCGCTATcattctgcacccccccccccccgtctgaccCGATGGGAATCGGTGCCCCCCTCCGTCTGACCCGGTGGGAATCGGTGCCCCCTCCGTCTGACCCGATGGGAATCGCTGCCCCCTCCGTCTGACCCGATGGGAATCGCTGCCCCCTCCGTCTGACCCGATGGGAATCGGTGCCCCCTCCGTCTGACCCGATGGGAATCGGTGCCCCCTCCGTCTGACCCGATGGGAATCGGTGCCCCCTCCGTCTGACCCGATGGGAATCGGTGCCCCCTCCGTCTGACCCGGTGGGAATCGGTGCCCCCTCCGTCTGACCCGATGGGAATCGGTGCCCCCCTCCGTCTGACCCGATGGGAATCGGTGCCCCCTCCGTCTGACCCGATGGGAATCGGTGCCCCCTCCGTCTGACCCGATGGGaatcgctgccccctccccccgattcgggtcagtgtcccccccccactcctccccccgatTCGGGTCAatgtcccccccactcctccccccgatTCGGGTCAatgtcccccccactcctccccccgatTCGGGTCAatgtcccccccactcctccccccgatTCGGGtcagtgtccccccccccactcctccccccgatTCGGGTCAgtgtcccccccactcctccccccgatTCGGGTCAatgtcccccccactcctccccccgatTCGGGtcaatgtccccccccccactcctccccccgatTCGGGTCAatgtccccccccactcctcccccccgattcGGGTCAatgtcccccccactcctccccccgatTCGGGTCAgtttcccccccactcctccccccgatTCGGGTCAgtgtcccccccactcctccccccgatTCGGGTCAatgtcccccccactcctccccccgatTCGGGTCCAGTCAATTGTTGGAGGGATGGGAGGTGACGGGACAGTAAATCTCACTGATGTTCAGCACACCCCCCGTCAGAGGGAGCAGCAGTCCTGTGATTGGCTGATATTTCACCGTCTGCCTTCCACACTGGCACAATAAAGTGCATCAGCAATCCGGGCGAACGATGAGACGATGGCCGGCTGATGGATCGGGGGGTgatcctctctcacaatctctgttCCAGGCACGAGTTCTGTCCTTGTGGTGGGCACTCTGACTCAAAAGGTCGTGTCCTACTCGAGAGCCTTGAGCCCAGAATCCAGGCCGACTCtcggagcactgcactgtcggaggggccgtctttcggatgagacattaaaccgaggccccgtctgcccctctcaggtggatggaaaagatcccacagccactattggaagaagagcaggggggagttctccccggtgtcctgaccaatgtttgtccctcaaccaacatcactaaaatacaggtgatctggtcatttatcacagtgctgtttgtgggatcttgctgtgcgtaaattggctcccatgtttccgacattacaacagtgagtgcacttcaacaaatacttcattggttgtgcagcactttgggacgtcctgagttggtGAGAGGGGGGATTGAAATGGGAGTTTGTTCGTTCTTTCTCTTCAGTGCAAAACGGCTGCAGCTTTTTAATACGCAACAGGCATCGTGTGTCCATAGCAAGGAATTAAATGGGAAGCACTTCGGAACCGATCCCCGGGACGTGAACCAATCCCGGGGATGCGAACGGATCCCGCAGATGTGCTAAgttctttttttgctttttgaaACAGTCTGACATTGATTGGTGATCATTCCCGGACACCCCTCACCGTACGTGTACCGGATTTAATCCCGGGGATCATTCCCGGACACCCCTCACCGTACGTGTACCGGACTGAATCCCGGGGATC is part of the Heptranchias perlo isolate sHepPer1 unplaced genomic scaffold, sHepPer1.hap1 HAP1_SCAFFOLD_139, whole genome shotgun sequence genome and encodes:
- the LOC137308781 gene encoding complement C1q tumor necrosis factor-related protein 3-like, whose translation is MTSGGNVHEFIMETQEKMGHLNSDKLKANVIFDVQRSAENHVQTPVDAILYDVVRVNRGEAYSPKTGKFTCPKCGLYFFSYSSLPGRGQKTDVSLMKDRKEVSLIHSVLPKDSSQLSMRNVILELHKGDMVWVRLASGNLWSEGGSLSFQGFLLAH